The genomic segment TCACATAGATGCGCGTGTTCGAATCCGGGCACGTCCCGGCGCAAGCGCTCGTACTCGCGCAATACGCGTGTGCGACATTCGAGTTCAGCGTGGGTCAGATCTTCCGGCGAGGTCGCATCTATGCGGCCGATTTTCTCGATGGAACCCCATGGCATCAGGACCTTGCCCTCCCCGATCGCCTGAAAGCCCGTACCGCTCGCTGCGGCCGCGTCGACGTCGACTCCACCGACCGTGAACCACATCCACGGCAACACGCTCTCCGACTCGAATGCGCAACCCGCACTCGCGCCGATATCGAGGTCCCCGGTCGTATCGATCACGATGTCGGCGCTGACCGCGAATCGGCCCGCCTTGCTCTCAAATGCAACGGCTCGTACGCGGCGCTCTTCGAGGATCGCCGCAGACCCCCACGCGTGGCAGAGCAGCCGGACCCCGGACTCGCGAACCAGATCGTCGAGTACCCCCTTCATGTACGCGGGCTCAAACGCCACGGAGTAGCGCACGCGATGCGGTCCACCTCCCCAGACCAGTCCAAAACGCCGGTCACGCGCAACGAGATCGGCATCGTCACTGCCCCACTCGTCCGAAGACGGGTGGAAGGCCGCACCCCGGGCGTCGAGACGATCGATGATCTCCTGGCACAACCCAGCGATGATCTGACGTCCGCGACCGTCATCCAGCGTGAGCAGGAGGACGATGAGGCCCCCTGTGGCCAGCCCGCCCAGATAGCCGTTGCGCTCGACGAGCATGACATCGGCGCCTGCACGCGCAGCCGCGCTGGCCGCGGCAACCCCTGCCGTTCCCCCTCCCACAACGAGGACGTCCGCGCGATGTCGTACGGGTATGTCCCGTGCGGCTTCTCGAAGGGTTTCGTTCTCGGCGCCTGCGCTCAAGAGTCGTGGGCCTTTCCGGAGACGGTTACCACGGGGCAGGGAGTCATATGAATGGTACGTTCGGCGACGCTTCCGAGTACGAAGCGGGACACACCTGTCTGCCCGCGCGTTCCCATTACGATCATATCCGCCTCGACGCGCTTTGCAGCGTCGCGCACGGCACCGGCGGCGGGTTCCCAGACGACCTGGGTCGTGACCTCCAAACCGCTCGAACGAATGCGTTCCGCCACTTCTTCCAGTCGGCCCCTGGCCGACTGCCGGAGATCGTCGATCAAGGTCGGTGGTAACATAACGCTACTCATCGACATGACCGGAACCTCCAGATGCTGGGCATTGACGAGATGGAGGCTCGCCCCGTGGGCCTGGGCAAACTCGACCGCCCATTGAAGAGCGAGTTCCGCCGTCTGCGAGAAATCAGTCGCAACCAGGATGCGCTGGAATACCAGAGGCTCGTCTCCCTTTGGGAGACTCGCATCATGCGCAAGCGTGAGCACTGGACAGGGCGAGGTCGCCAGAACGCGTGTGGCGACGCTACC from the bacterium genome contains:
- a CDS encoding FAD-dependent oxidoreductase, which gives rise to MSAGAENETLREAARDIPVRHRADVLVVGGGTAGVAAASAAARAGADVMLVERNGYLGGLATGGLIVLLLTLDDGRGRQIIAGLCQEIIDRLDARGAAFHPSSDEWGSDDADLVARDRRFGLVWGGGPHRVRYSVAFEPAYMKGVLDDLVRESGVRLLCHAWGSAAILEERRVRAVAFESKAGRFAVSADIVIDTTGDLDIGASAGCAFESESVLPWMWFTVGGVDVDAAAASGTGFQAIGEGKVLMPWGSIEKIGRIDATSPEDLTHAELECRTRVLREYERLRRDVPGFEHAHLCEVASALGITESRRLIGRRVLTRDDMDQPSNEAIATTGHWTRYGATYDIPYGALQARELDNLLVAGRCISVEHRVHHATKEIPACMATGEAAGVAAALSLETGIAPPDLDVSRLRATLVERGAIVSAAR
- a CDS encoding universal stress protein, which encodes MAIRKILVPVDLSEASRAAFAYALAFAKGEGAALVIVHALYLPSDMTVTGQWWSNLRAAAIRELGELQNAAEALGVTAETEITSEHPADSIERLAQERGIDLVLIGSRGGGLLRHALLGSVATRVLATSPCPVLTLAHDASLPKGDEPLVFQRILVATDFSQTAELALQWAVEFAQAHGASLHLVNAQHLEVPVMSMSSVMLPPTLIDDLRQSARGRLEEVAERIRSSGLEVTTQVVWEPAAGAVRDAAKRVEADMIVMGTRGQTGVSRFVLGSVAERTIHMTPCPVVTVSGKAHDS